CGGTCCTCCACGCGCGCGCAGCTCCTCTCGGACAAGGCGCTGACCTCTCCCGAGGGGCGCCGCCAGTTCCTCCGCGGGAAGTACGACGCGGAGGCGGGCCGCGTGACACCCGTCGGCGGGTCCGGCTCCCACCTGATCGCCGCTCTCGCGCACGCGAACGCGCTGATCGTCATCCCCGAGGACACCACTTCCGTGGAGCCCGCCGCGGAGGTCGAGGTGGTCCTGCTCGGCTGAGGAGGCCGCCCGCGCGGTACCGTGTCGCGCACAACAGGCCCGCGCGCCGCACCGCGCGGGGCCCGGACCGGGAGCGCCAAGCACATGACCGCGATTTCCCGGGGGAACACCCCCGGAGCCCCTGAGCAGCAGCGACTGACCCACATCGACGAGGCGGGCGCCGCCCGCATGGTCGACGTGTCCGCCAAGGACGTCACGGCGCGCACCGCACGCGCCAGCGGCCGCGTCCTGGTCTCGCCGCGCGTGATCGAGCTGCTGCGCGGCGAGGGCGTACCCAAGGGAGACGCCCTGGCGACCGCGCGGATCGCCGGGATCATGGGGGCCAAGCGCACCCCGGACCTGATCCCGCTCTGCCACCCGCTGGCCGTCTCCGGAGTGAAGCTCGACCTCTCCGTGGCGGACGACGCCGTGGAGATCCTCGCCACCGTGAAGACGACCGACCGCACGGGCGTCGAGATGGAGGCCCTCACCGCGGTGAGCGTCGCGGCTCTCACCGTGGTGGACATGGTCAAGGCCGTCGACAAGGGCGCGGTCATCACCGACGTGCGGGTCGAGGAGAAGACCGGCGGCAAGTCCGGGCACTGGCAGCGCGACGACGAGCCGTCCGGGGAGCAGGCATGAGCGGCCAGGACCTCGACACCCCGGCCGGCGGCGCCCTGCCCGCGCCGTACAGCGCGCTCGTCGTGACCGCCTCCAACCGCGCCGCCGCCGGGGTCTACGCCGACAAGGGCGGCCCGATCCTCGCCGAGGGCCTGACCGCGCTCGGCTTCGCCGTCGACGGGCCGCAGGTCGTCCCCGACGGCGACCCCGTCGAACGGGCCCTGCGCGCGGGCGCCGAGGCCGGCTACGACGTCATCCTGACCACCGGCGGCACCGGCATCTCGCCCACCGACCGCACGCCCGAGGCCACCCGCGGCGTCATCGACCACGAGGTGCCGGGCATCGGCGAGGCGATCCGGGCGTACGGCAGGGAGAAGGTCCCCACGTCCGCACTCTCGCGCGGACTGGCGGGCGTCGCGGGCCGGACGCTCATCGTGAACCTGCCGGGCTCCACCGGAGGCGTACGCGACGGTCTCGCCGTCCTGGAGCCGCTGCTGAAGCACGCCGTCGACCAGCTGCGCGGCGGCGACCACCCCGGTCCGCCGGGGGGTGCGAGCTGAACGGCTCCTCCTGGCCCGTCGAGCTGACGGACGGCGACATCGCCCTCCGTCCGATAAAGATGCGCGACCAGCGGGCCTGGCGTGAGGTCAACCGGCGCAACCGGGACTGGCTGCGCCCCTGGGAGGCGACGATCCCGCCGCCCACCCCGAGCGGCCCGATCGTGCACCGCCCCACGTACCGGCAGATGGTCCGTCATCTGCGCGCGGAGGCCAACGCGGGCCGGATGCTGCCCTTCGTCATCGAGTACCAGGGCCGCCTCGTCGGACAGCTGACGGTCGCGGGGATCACCTGGGGCTCGATGTGCTCGGGTCACGTCGGCTACTGGGTCGACCGGTCCGTCGCGGGCCGCGGCGTCATGCCGACCGCCGTCGCGCTCGCCGTCGACCACTGCTTCCGTTCGGTCGGGCTGCACCGTATCGAGGTCTGTATTCGACCCGAGAACACACCGAGCCGACGGGTCGTGGAGAAACTCGGATTCCGCGAGGAGGGACTTCGCCCGCGGTATCTGCACATCGACGGAGCGTGGCGCGATCACCTCGTCTTCGCGCTCACGGCCGAAGAGGTGCCGGAGGGTTTGTTGCGCCGCTGGCACCAGGCGCGCCCCCGGAACACGGCCTAGCGTTCCCGCCGCCCGCCCCCACCGTGACCTGGTCCGGACCTGTTCGCGGCTCCGGCCGGTTCTCGACCCCCGTAAATGAAATAAGTGTTCGAAATTACGGCCCGAACGACCGTCTGAGGCGCGTATGAGACTTGTCTCAGGCATTAATTTCCCGCTCTCGGCGGCCCGTTGATCGCACCAGTCACAAAAAAAGTTCGAGATATCAGCCAGATCGTGCGACACACCGACGCAATTGGCAGATGGCCTCACACAAACCCCTCTACCGTGTGAGCGTGAGCAGCAGCGGCCTCATCTACGCAGTCATCGTCGGGGCCTGGGCCGCCTACTTGGTGCCGATGTGGCTCCGTAGGCAGGACGAGCTGAACGAAGCCCGTCCGACGGAACGCTTCAGCACCGCCATCCGGCTGCTGTCCGGACGGGCGGGGATGGAGCGCCGATACGCCAAGGACCTGCAAGCGCGCTCGCCCGAGGAAGGGGAGTCGCTCGACGACCCGGACGGCATCACCGGCTCGGTGGACGTCCGGTCCTTCGTCGCGCCCCCGACCGAGCGCGAGCCCGAACGGGAACGGGAGCGGGAACCCGAGCGAGAACCGGTACGCGAGCGGGAAGCGGTCAGGGAACGGGAACCCGTGCGGAAGCGGGACCGGGAGCGAGATCGGGATCGGGAGCGTGAATCCGCGTCGGCCCCCGCGACCGGCGCACCCTCCCGCGAAACACCCGCGCAGCGCGCCGCGTCGGCCGAGGCCGCCGCACGCGCCCGGCGCACCAAGGTGCTCGCCCGACGCCGACGTACGACGGTCCTCCTCTTCCTCGCCTTCACCATCGGTGCGGTCGTCGCCGCCGTCGGCGGGCTCGCCCTCCTGTGGGTGCCCGCCGTGCCCGCCGTGCTCCTGAGCGCGTACATCGTCTACCTGCGCGGCCAGGAACGGCGCCGCTTCACGTACACGATGGACCGGCGCAGGGCCGAGGTCGCGGCGCAGCGGCTGCGCGAGCGGCAGCCCCGGCGCAGGCCCGCGGAGCCGTCGGCCGACGAGTCGGCGGACGACGGCCCGGCGCCCGAGACGGAGACCGGCCTCTCGGCGCTCGCCGCGGACCGCCGCGCCCTCGTCGAGCAGACCGACCACGCCGAGTGGGTCGACCAGCAGCGCGAGCGGCAGCGCGGCCCCGGCCGCGGCGACAGCTGGGACCCGGTCCCGGTGCCGCTGCCGACGTACGTGACCGCGCCGGTCGCCCCGCGCGCCACCGGCAGCGTCGACCTGGGCGCGCCCGACGCGTGGAGCGCGGCGCGCTCCAGCACCGCGGAACCGACCGCCGAGCCCGCGGCCGACCGCGAGGCGCGGGATGCCCGGGCGGAGCGGGAGCGTCCTTCCGCGGGGCCGGGCGACATCGACGGGGTCGACGGCGCGGACGCCGCCGGCGGCCGCAGCGACAAGCGCCGGGCGGCGTCCGCGCGGCGCGCCCGTGAGCGCGGCCGCACGCCGCTCTTCGACCAGTACGAGGACGGCGACCGGCCGCGCGCGGCGAACGAGTGAGGGGCCGTCGGGTCCCCCTGGCCTGACCTGCCAGGAACGGATTTCCAAGCACCCCGATCGGGATGCTAGAGTTTCACTCGTTGCAAGGGCCTGTGGCGCAGTCTGGTAGCGCACCTCGTTCGCATCGAGGGGGTCTGGGGTTCAAATCCCCACAGGTCCACTGCACATGAGATCCCGTCCAGTTCATCGAACTGGGCGGGATCTTTGCGTTGTGCACCACGAGTGGTTCCTCTCGGCGTGTGATGTACGTCGCGCTCGATACATTTGATGCATGTTGTCCCCTTTGCGGGTTACTGTCCCGTTGGCTGTCGCGCTGGTGCTGGGCGGGTGTGCCGCCGAGCCTCGGGGGCTGCACGTGGAGGGGTCCGCGTTGCAGCCTTCGCGGGTGGCCGGGCCCGTCTACATCGCGGACGCGGCCGGCGTCGCGTTGCAGCAGCCGACGTCGGCGCAGCTCACCGAGTACGTCGTGGTCTCGCAACTGAGCTGGCGGGACTGGGGCGGGCCGACCGCGCGGGCCACCGGGAAACTCGGTGGGCCCTGGTGCAGTCCCAAGTGCTCCGACGATCCGTACGACGCGACGCTGACGCTGAGCGGGCTCGAGCAGCAGGAGCGCATGGCGTACTACCGGCGGGCGACCGTCGAGCCGAAGAAGCCGGAGGACCTGCCCGCGGCGGCGGTGAACGTGCAGTTCCAGGGGATTCGGCTGTCGATCCCGGACATCTGAGGGCGCGGGGAACGGGAACGGTATGGGGCTGCGGACCAAGATCGGTGTCGCCATCGCGGGAACTGCCGCGCTGGTGTCCGTCGTCATGGGGCTGCTCGTCCACCATCGGACCGTCGACGCCCAGTACGCGGGTGCGCGCAGCCAGATCGGGGACCGGCTGCAGACCGCCGTGCAGGACCACGCGGCCGGGGTCGACGGGGACCGCACTCTCATCGACCCGGTCGACCTGCCGGGGCCGCTCGCCGGGGCTGTGGCGAACGGGCAGTGGGGCGTCTATCTGGACCGGACCGGGCGCATCCCGCAGCTGTGGGCGGCGAGCAGGTACGGGAAGGAGGTCGTCGCGCTGAAGCGGCCCTATGACAGGGAGGCGGAGACCGTACGGGATCTCGACCGGGTGCTGTGGATCTCCGGTGGGTTCGGGACCGCCCTCGCCTGTGTGGCCGGGCTGCTCGTCGCCACCCGGCTCGGGCGGCGGCTCAGGACGAAGGCCGGGGCGGCGCAGCGCATCGCGGAGGGGGACCTCACGGCGCGGCTCCCGCTGCGCGGCAAGGACGAGATCACCCGGCTCGCGTCCGCCGTGAACACGATGGCCGACGCGCTCGCCGCCCGGTTGCAGGCCGAGCGCGAGGTGACCGCGAACATCGCGCACGAACTGCGCACCCCGGTGGCCGGCATGGTGACGGCGGCCGGGCTGCTGCCGCCGGGGCGCCCCTCCGAGCTGGTGCGGGAGTCCGCGGCGCGGCTGCGGGCACTCGTCGACGACGTCATCGAGGTGGCGCGGCTCGACGGAGCGGGGGAGCAGGTCGCGGCCGAGCAGTGCGAGTTGGGGGCGCTGGTGCGCCGGTCGGCTGCCGCCGGGGCCGCGGGTGCGGACGGCGTGAGCGTCGACGTCGTGCGGGACGTGGCGGTGGTGACGGATCCGCGGCGCGTGGAGCGGATCGTCGCCAACCTCGTCAGCAACGCGCTGCGGCACGGGGCGGCGCCGGTGACGGTGGAGGTCGACGGCGGGGTGGTGCGGGTGCGGGACTCCGGGGGCGGCTTCCCGGAGTCCCTGCTGTCCGGTGGGCCGCAGCGGTTCCGGAGCGGGTGCGGGGAGAAGGGCGTGGGCCTCGGGCTGGGGCTGACGATCGCGCAGGGGCAGGCGCAGGTGCTCGGGGCCGGGCTGCGGTTCGGCAATCCGGCGGGGGGCGGGGCCGAGGCGGTGCTCGATCTGAGGTCGGCGGTCACGGGCGACTGAGCGGCAGGGCGGGGTTGCGGCAGGGGGCCCCGACGTCTTCGACCGGTCACGCATGGAGCGGCCAGGGCGAGGCTACAGGGTCTTTTCGTAGCAGCGGCTCAGGTCGTCGAAGCGGTAGAGGCCGAACTTCTCCGG
The window above is part of the Streptomyces venezuelae genome. Proteins encoded here:
- a CDS encoding molybdenum cofactor biosynthesis protein B; amino-acid sequence: MSGQDLDTPAGGALPAPYSALVVTASNRAAAGVYADKGGPILAEGLTALGFAVDGPQVVPDGDPVERALRAGAEAGYDVILTTGGTGISPTDRTPEATRGVIDHEVPGIGEAIRAYGREKVPTSALSRGLAGVAGRTLIVNLPGSTGGVRDGLAVLEPLLKHAVDQLRGGDHPGPPGGAS
- the moaC gene encoding cyclic pyranopterin monophosphate synthase MoaC; this translates as MTAISRGNTPGAPEQQRLTHIDEAGAARMVDVSAKDVTARTARASGRVLVSPRVIELLRGEGVPKGDALATARIAGIMGAKRTPDLIPLCHPLAVSGVKLDLSVADDAVEILATVKTTDRTGVEMEALTAVSVAALTVVDMVKAVDKGAVITDVRVEEKTGGKSGHWQRDDEPSGEQA
- the glpR gene encoding gephyrin-like molybdotransferase receptor GlpR — its product is MSSSGLIYAVIVGAWAAYLVPMWLRRQDELNEARPTERFSTAIRLLSGRAGMERRYAKDLQARSPEEGESLDDPDGITGSVDVRSFVAPPTEREPEREREREPEREPVREREAVREREPVRKRDRERDRDRERESASAPATGAPSRETPAQRAASAEAAARARRTKVLARRRRTTVLLFLAFTIGAVVAAVGGLALLWVPAVPAVLLSAYIVYLRGQERRRFTYTMDRRRAEVAAQRLRERQPRRRPAEPSADESADDGPAPETETGLSALAADRRALVEQTDHAEWVDQQRERQRGPGRGDSWDPVPVPLPTYVTAPVAPRATGSVDLGAPDAWSAARSSTAEPTAEPAADREARDARAERERPSAGPGDIDGVDGADAAGGRSDKRRAASARRARERGRTPLFDQYEDGDRPRAANE
- a CDS encoding sensor histidine kinase, producing MGLRTKIGVAIAGTAALVSVVMGLLVHHRTVDAQYAGARSQIGDRLQTAVQDHAAGVDGDRTLIDPVDLPGPLAGAVANGQWGVYLDRTGRIPQLWAASRYGKEVVALKRPYDREAETVRDLDRVLWISGGFGTALACVAGLLVATRLGRRLRTKAGAAQRIAEGDLTARLPLRGKDEITRLASAVNTMADALAARLQAEREVTANIAHELRTPVAGMVTAAGLLPPGRPSELVRESAARLRALVDDVIEVARLDGAGEQVAAEQCELGALVRRSAAAGAAGADGVSVDVVRDVAVVTDPRRVERIVANLVSNALRHGAAPVTVEVDGGVVRVRDSGGGFPESLLSGGPQRFRSGCGEKGVGLGLGLTIAQGQAQVLGAGLRFGNPAGGGAEAVLDLRSAVTGD
- a CDS encoding GNAT family N-acetyltransferase; its protein translation is MNGSSWPVELTDGDIALRPIKMRDQRAWREVNRRNRDWLRPWEATIPPPTPSGPIVHRPTYRQMVRHLRAEANAGRMLPFVIEYQGRLVGQLTVAGITWGSMCSGHVGYWVDRSVAGRGVMPTAVALAVDHCFRSVGLHRIEVCIRPENTPSRRVVEKLGFREEGLRPRYLHIDGAWRDHLVFALTAEEVPEGLLRRWHQARPRNTA